Proteins found in one Nitratireductor kimnyeongensis genomic segment:
- a CDS encoding Rrf2 family transcriptional regulator → MRMTLHTDYALRMLIFLALRPDAPCIVGDVAEAYGLSHNHLLKVARRLAQLGAVTTLRGRAGGIMLAKEPEDIELGAIVRGMEESLALVECMGVGESTCVLTQGCRLKGIVTEALDAYLAVFDRYTLADLVTNRQALAGLLDLKMETSGATASA, encoded by the coding sequence ATGCGCATGACACTCCATACAGATTATGCACTGCGGATGCTGATCTTTCTGGCATTACGGCCTGATGCGCCCTGCATTGTGGGCGATGTCGCAGAAGCTTATGGGCTTTCGCACAACCATCTCCTGAAGGTTGCACGAAGGCTCGCGCAACTTGGCGCAGTCACGACGCTGCGCGGACGCGCCGGGGGAATCATGCTGGCAAAGGAACCCGAAGACATCGAGTTGGGGGCCATCGTTCGCGGTATGGAGGAAAGCCTCGCCCTCGTCGAGTGCATGGGCGTGGGAGAAAGCACTTGTGTTCTGACGCAGGGTTGCCGGCTGAAGGGCATCGTGACCGAGGCGCTGGATGCCTATCTCGCCGTGTTCGATCGCTATACGCTTGCCGATCTTGTCACCAATCGGCAGGCCCTTGCGGGGTTGCTCGATCTCAAAATGGAAACCTCGGGCGCGACGGCATCAGCTTGA
- a CDS encoding group III truncated hemoglobin encodes MSGPVQDNREAQALLPAQDSTHNASESFIPGMACGIASVVRERGNGKLVDKIPVWESFMSGTFIVRPKSQPEEALKDPAVDREFIGRLVRAFYTRVRSHARLGPIFAGEIRDDWEPHLEKMTDFWCAVILKDGSYHGRPVPAHLKLKTVVEADFDIWLGLFRETVEELSTPSVATVFMERAERIAKSLKLAMFFRLPAALGPDVARTRARE; translated from the coding sequence GGCGCAAGCGCTGCTTCCAGCTCAAGACTCTACTCATAACGCCAGTGAGAGTTTTATTCCAGGCATGGCCTGCGGCATCGCGTCCGTTGTGCGGGAACGCGGAAATGGTAAACTGGTAGATAAAATACCAGTTTGGGAGAGTTTCATGAGCGGCACCTTCATCGTCCGACCAAAATCTCAACCGGAAGAAGCTCTCAAGGACCCTGCCGTGGACCGGGAATTTATCGGGCGACTGGTGCGCGCGTTCTATACGCGCGTACGAAGCCACGCGCGGCTGGGGCCCATCTTTGCCGGCGAAATCAGGGATGACTGGGAACCGCATTTGGAGAAGATGACCGATTTCTGGTGCGCGGTCATCCTCAAGGATGGCAGCTATCACGGTAGGCCGGTGCCGGCTCACCTCAAGCTGAAAACGGTTGTGGAAGCCGACTTCGACATTTGGCTGGGGCTGTTTCGCGAGACCGTCGAGGAGCTTTCCACACCGTCGGTTGCGACCGTGTTCATGGAGCGGGCGGAGCGCATCGCAAAAAGCCTGAAACTTGCCATGTTCTTCCGCCTGCCTGCTGCGCTTGGGCCTGATGTAGCACGCACCCGGGCGCGGGAATGA